One Lysinibacillus fusiformis genomic window carries:
- a CDS encoding lactate permease LctP family transporter, which yields MWYQQYDPLGNEIVSGIIAFLPILLFLLSLTIFKLKGIYAAALTLGVTLVISVGVFGMPITKAFAAILFGTGKALWPIGYIVIMAVWLYKISVKAGKFEIVRGSIASITEDQRLQLLLIGFCFNAFLEGAAGLGVPIAICAALLVTLGFKPIKAAGLCLIANASTGAFGTVGIPVITGAQVGGMEILELSKMTAFMLPMISFLVPFILIFILDGFKGIKEIFPAIFIVSGVFSGLQLLTITVIGPELANIIPSLATMVILAVFLRKWQPKTIYHEPGVEETGNLTNHSMKEIMVAWSPFYLLTGVIAIWSLPVFKNLFAAGGALDFTNVALKIPGLHDQIIRTPPIATGETPMSAILNLNFVSATGTAILVTIILTSILFPALNIKQTVNLLGDTIKELWLPIFTIVLVMAFANLSDFSGLSTSLGLALAKTGDFFPFVSPVLGWIGVFLTGSVVNNNALFGSLQVVTGTQVGISPALLMAANTAGGSVAKLISPQSIAIAAAAVNETGNESKIFQYTLRYSLGLLLLICIMTFGLSFIL from the coding sequence ATGTGGTATCAACAATACGATCCACTTGGAAACGAAATAGTGAGTGGAATCATAGCCTTCCTTCCCATTCTCTTATTTCTACTAAGTTTAACAATCTTTAAATTAAAAGGTATTTATGCAGCAGCATTAACATTAGGCGTTACTCTTGTCATTTCTGTCGGAGTCTTTGGAATGCCGATTACTAAAGCTTTTGCGGCAATTCTTTTCGGTACAGGCAAAGCGCTATGGCCAATCGGTTATATCGTTATTATGGCTGTTTGGTTGTACAAGATTTCTGTTAAAGCCGGAAAATTTGAAATAGTACGTGGTAGTATCGCTAGTATTACCGAGGATCAACGTCTTCAATTATTGCTTATTGGCTTTTGCTTTAATGCCTTCTTGGAAGGAGCAGCAGGTTTAGGTGTTCCAATCGCAATTTGTGCAGCATTACTTGTGACCCTCGGCTTTAAACCAATTAAAGCTGCTGGTCTTTGCCTAATCGCCAATGCCTCTACAGGTGCATTCGGTACAGTTGGGATTCCAGTTATTACAGGTGCTCAAGTAGGTGGTATGGAAATTTTAGAACTTTCTAAAATGACGGCATTTATGTTACCTATGATTTCATTTCTCGTTCCGTTTATCCTCATCTTTATTCTAGATGGATTTAAAGGAATAAAAGAAATATTCCCAGCAATTTTTATCGTCAGCGGAGTATTTTCGGGGCTTCAATTACTAACGATTACTGTTATCGGGCCGGAGCTTGCGAATATTATCCCTTCTTTAGCTACTATGGTAATTTTAGCTGTATTCTTAAGAAAATGGCAACCTAAAACGATTTACCATGAACCTGGTGTAGAAGAAACAGGGAATTTAACAAACCACTCTATGAAAGAAATCATGGTAGCATGGTCACCATTTTATTTGCTCACAGGTGTTATAGCCATTTGGAGCCTTCCAGTATTTAAAAATTTATTTGCAGCTGGTGGTGCACTTGATTTTACAAACGTGGCCTTGAAAATCCCAGGATTACATGATCAAATCATTCGTACACCACCGATAGCAACAGGAGAAACACCTATGTCAGCTATCTTAAATCTTAACTTTGTTTCAGCAACAGGAACAGCGATTCTGGTGACTATTATTTTAACAAGTATTCTATTTCCTGCGTTAAACATAAAGCAAACCGTTAATTTGCTAGGTGATACTATTAAAGAACTGTGGTTACCGATTTTTACTATCGTTCTTGTAATGGCTTTTGCAAATCTCTCTGACTTCTCGGGACTAAGTACTTCACTGGGACTTGCACTTGCAAAAACGGGTGACTTCTTTCCATTTGTTAGTCCAGTATTAGGATGGATTGGTGTCTTTCTCACTGGATCTGTTGTTAATAATAACGCGCTATTTGGTAGCTTACAGGTCGTTACTGGGACGCAAGTCGGTATTTCACCAGCTTTGTTAATGGCAGCCAATACAGCTGGAGGAAGCGTGGCAAAATTGATTTCACCGCAATCTATCGCTATTGCAGCAGCAGCTGTTAATGAGACTGGGAACGAGTCAAAAATCTTTCAATATACATTACGATATAGCTTAGGATTGCTCCTGCTCATATGTATCATGACATTTGGCTTATCGTTTATCCTATGA